Genomic window (Helianthus annuus cultivar XRQ/B chromosome 3, HanXRQr2.0-SUNRISE, whole genome shotgun sequence):
cttagactccgactttgacccttcatccatatccaacacctgatcgacaactttcttaattaactcagactcatgatcagtgtcagacgctgtgaatgttacatcaatattgtctggtaattcatcaatgatttcagactttaacttgatgttgagagccttattaACACGTTCCTCGTTAGGATTTTTGGGAGAATAACTTTCAAAaatcgggggcggacatctgttatacttgacactttgtgtCTTActagtatcctcttctttttctttcttcatgaaagcttcaagacctgcaacagtaggataaacacgatcaatcaaataatcacacgtagtgtaactcaacagtaattgtttaatcctttcactctcaatcttctcaagttccaaTTCCTGTTTCAACTTAGCGcagtcttcaatatactcattgatgacgCTCTGCTTTGTCATTAGTGTTGCGTTCATTTTGCAATTTGCTTTCTCAATTTCTGAATATGTCTTTTTCAGACTATCAACTGTTCTGTTCAGCACATCGTATGACTCCTTCACATACTTCgcatcagacagtaaatcttctttcatcctctctaattcagcaatctttttgtctttttcatcACAAGTTTTGCAAAATTCTGAACAtttcaaacatggtttttcaacttcaaccactttttcaactatcttctcaacctcgacaatcttttcaatttcaacaGTTTTCTGaatttcaacaactttctctATCTCTACAATCTTCTCAACATCGTATAACAATGGAGCTACGTGTGGGCGTAGGTACCGTGTCACTTGCACTGGTAGAACTAATGATGGCATTTTGCAACTTTGCATAGGCAGGAGCGTTGATGTTACAGTTGCTGATCTTTGTCCAACTTGTGCTACAAGACAAATTGATCTTTCCCGTGAAGCGTTTGCAGTGATTGCTAATCCTGATGCCGGGCTGATTAACGTTGAGTATACCCGGTAATGAAACATTAAAACCAAATTTCTTAAGtgattattattgtttttgatgAAACTTTTGACTAATGTTTTTACTTCTTTGTGATATTCATATTCTGATTTTCAGGATTTGATTGAAATCTGCAAGCGAGCTGACAATAATAAACTCTCTTTTAAGACTTTTCTGCGGAATAAATGAGACTCAAGGGCATTGTAACCATGTTTAAACTATCTACATGAATAAaattaagtgtttttttttttttttttgcattgtcTTTACCTGTTTAATTTTCTCGTATTTCTTCTTTAATTCAAAGGGAGTTAACATGGAATTAATAGTACAAGACATTTCATATTGATGaatattattgttaatattattcAATCCTACTTAAattatttaaaatatttaaaGGTTACTTAGTTAAAACTATAACAGGACTATTTATATTTAAAGTTTTCTTGCTTGTCATACACCAAGAGGTGCATCAAAGGCCACGAATATAGATGTTTTTTTCTATATACCATCTATACAACGGAAACCCGAGTGATCTATAGTTTTTTTATTAAAGAATGTTGTAATCAACGAGTGGTGATGGATCTAGTATTTAACTTTAACATGAGCAAAAAACGAGTGTATTAAATCGGGTAGGTTAAAAGTTATTAAGGTGGATTAATGTATAATCACCGAATAAAAAATATATGGCATCAAGAATTTAGATGGATAAAATATGAACAAAAAATAACTTTATATATACCATAATCACATATTTGCAACGTCACATTAGCTTTTTTGAACAATTTTTTTACATAAAATATGAAATTTGCACTCACCGACAAAGTTGAGAGCTGGTTACCCCTACTTCCTTCGTAGATCCGCCCATGCCACTAAACTACTAGATAATGGGTTTCAAGGCGTTAGTTGATATCTTAAATCCTTCTCTTTAGCATGATTGCAAATTTGCTATTTCAGATATTCTTGTATAATTGCAGAACCCAAAGGTCTGTTTGATGTTTAATCGTAGAATAACAAAAGTCAAAAGTTTCTTTAATATTTGTGACTAATTAAAGAAAACTAATAATTGAGAATTGCAAACAACTCATTGTAGAAGGCTTGGAAGCTAACTggttttagagtaaattacatttttcattCTTTATGTTTATATTAGATTGCAATGAATAtcatttaacttcaataattacaagtCACTGTTGATACATTTTGTGTGGATGTggctcggttcggtttggttcGGCTCAAGACCAATGTtgcgacattcctccgtcgtgtgtCCCAGAcatcgacacgcgaagcacgaagagccgcgaaccaacatcaccatgacatcaccatgatgatgtcatgtcTTTAGCCATGCATGCAACTATGAAGTGTTAAAGAAACACCATACAATGTCAATGAAAAACCAATATTTCGTTGGGCCTAGTACGTAACTGGGCCTGGTTATTTGTGAGTTATAATATGCCATATATCAACGAAGAACCCAGCATGCTTGTTTGACGAAGAATGATATATGGTTACTGTATGGATTTGGACGAAACACTGCTATGTCTTTCGTGGGTTTTAATCATTCGTGGGCTTTATTGCTGAGCCCAGTACATGTTTCGTAAGATGCTGGGTCCTGGCCTATTTAAACAGAACTTGCAGAACAGTCAGGGATGAGAGCACACCAGAAGTGTTTGAGTGAACTTTCTTGTATTATCTATTGTACTTATACTCTTCTGGATCTATACACTTTGAGTTTAAACGTTGAATTTTTTTATGTATTTGTGTTCTTTGGCTTGGTTGCAAACCCACTTGGAATCCGCACTTGCGGGTGTGTTTCGGTAACAAGTAAGTAGGTTAACTTGATCCTCCGagtggacctacaagtggtatcagaactTTGGCTCTcttccttgtttaaaaccaagcATAGTGTTGTGTTTGAGCAAGTCGTGAAGCTTCTTGGAAGTGTTCTTGAGCTTAAAAACAAGAAACTTGAGTTTTTACACGTAAAATGGTTTAAAACTTAGGAAATCTTGTTGTTTTGCTAAAAGTTTTTACCGAAACCTTGTTAAAATACATGGAGACATGTTAAAATACGGGTTTTCTTGAAATTTGTTGCAAAATTTAAGTTCGACAACTTTTCCGGTGAGGTGTTTGGCCGGAAAAGTGACCGGAATATTCCTTTTGTTGAAGGATATTCTTGTACCTTGTCTGAAAATTCAATTTTCGAATGTTTGTCTGGATACTATATCTCGTCATTCACCAAACATCTTTATTGTTTTCAGAAAACAGATTCTGACTTTTCAGGAAACTTTCTCACCTAACTTTTGGCGAAAAACCACCAGGAAAGACTCACATCGACGAAGAACTGAAGTAGACGAAAAACCCAGTTCTTCGTTGATTTGGTCATCCACGAAAAACATCTTCTGCGAAAGACTAGAGTCAACGAAGAACCTAGTTTTTCATTGACCAAGGTAGTTCGTGGACTATATTCTTCATGGCCTAGTGTTTCGTGGTTTCAAAGTTGCAAGTTTTTCACAGAAAGCTTTTATTTCAATCATAGttgtttaatttgatttttcaagtAGTTCTTCAAAAACAACAATAAAAAATGAGTACAAATCCTTGGGATTGGAGTGATAGCTCGAGTAAAGCCAAGATCCTTCACAATGGATCAAGTCGTTAATGCCTAAACAATTGATGACCGCTAGTCAATGGGCATGTGTTGTTAATCAAAATTAGAGTATTCAAAATCTTCTCATGAGCGAGAGTGAAACTggaagcaacaatcgtccaccaaagttaAATCATATGAACGATTATCCATCATGGAAAAGTCGCTTTCATACGTATGTTCtaggtcaaaatacagagttgtggacATACTTTACTACACCATACAATGAGGCTCTCGAAGAAGCAGGTTCCAATCCACTTACTTTGGCAGGAACGGGCGAAAGTGATAAGAAGGCTTATGATCttgagaaaaaggcctttgctatCCTTACTCAAGCACTTCataaggatatttatcatcaattCGCGTATTGTACCACTACAAAGAATTTGTGGGACGTTTTGGAAGCTAAAGGAGAAGGAAATGCAGCAACAAGAAAGATCCGTCATGATCTTTTAAAGAAGGAGTTTGAGAGATTTTTTTCATGGAAAATGAAACACTAAACGACATGGCTACTCGGTTCTATTATTTGCTTAGTGAGATGCACTCATACAAGTTTAAAGAGACTGCAAAAGTGTGTTGCTTTGTCTACTACAGAGGCTGAGTATAAGGCAGCAACAGAAGCATGCAAAGAACTTTTGTGTTTAAAGAGATTTACGCAAGAGCTTGGCTTTATACAACAACGCTACATGGTCTTTTGTGATAATGAAAGCACTATTCACCTTGCAAAGAATTCTATGTTTTACAAAAGAACAAAACATATTTATGTTAGGTATCATTGGATTAGAGATGCTATTGAAGACATGCTATTTCAACTTGATAAAGTCCATACCGATGATAATGGTTCCGATATGTTGACTAAAGCTTTAGCAAGGGAAAAGTTGAAAGTATGTTGCTCCATCATCGGGATGGCGAACTCTTTCTCATAAACAAAAAAGGGGAGATTTGTCAGGTTATTTTTTGCCTATGAGAAAGCTCAATCCATCTCTAAATAACATGGGTTATATTACTAGTTTATTTTATAgtatataaaaagaaaaaaaaaagataaattgGTTTTGGTTATTCTGGATGCACTTGACGAAAAGGATCAAAATAATCTTGTGGTGAATAAATTGTTTTGTGGGCCTTGGGCTTCTGATGGGCTTCTGACATCAAGGTGcaacaaaaagaaaacaaattaTTTAGTTTTGTTGGTGAACAATTTTGACGGACGAAAACAACAAATATAAAAATAGGGTTTTATTTGGATGTTGGTGAGTTTTCTGTTGTCACATGCTATAGAGTATAGACGAAGGAAAAGAAGAATACAACTCTCATACTTTGAGTGTTTTGGTGAAGATAAGAGACGTACGAGAGATTGTTAATTTTTAGTGATGATACCTCTTGCTTGCTTACTCGTTTTGATTTTATTCTATATATTTGAAGTTAGTTTGTGCCAAGTATATAATGATTTTGTATGCCTCTAGTTTTATCTATCGAAGACTTTGTATTACTATTATTGGTGATAGTGGATTTGAAGCGGCTTTAGTACTCCCGTGGTTTTTACTCTCATTTTCGTGAGGTTTCACGCTAAAATTTGGTGTCTCTTTATTGTTACTTTTATACCTTTTTGTTTGCATCCTCACAGGTTCATTCGAGTTGAGAAAACTTTTGGTCAAACGAAGTTTGCTTCCTCATTTTTATTTACCGTTTGTCACCGGGTTGCGCGTTTTTTCCCTATAGTGTGGGGGGTTGATGCTACAATGTACAACAGTTGATACGGAGCCAGGTGTACATTACTGTGAATCAGCCAACTTTGTTTATCATTCTTGGCTAAACCTCAGATGCATATGTATGTTTGGACTGTTTTATGTGAGAAAACCATAAATGAAGCTGAATGTGTTTACAGCGACTATGCAAGTGATGTGGAAGATAGAAAGTGCACTTCTGGATACGTATACCTGTTCACTAATGCGGCTACCTGTTGAATTTTAAGAAAACAGCAAAGTGACACTTAATCATCTACGGAGGCAGGATACGAGGCAGCAAGAACATGTGTTTGTCACTGCACGTAGTTTAAAGGATTAATAGAAATCTGAGTGAAAAACAAGATGAAATTCTTAAAGTCTTAAGTGACAATCCTTCAACAATCAAGCTGCCAAAGAATCCGGTTATTCATAGGAGAACTAAGCACATTGATGCTAGGTTCCATTATCTAAGGGATCTTGTAAGCCAAGAAGAAGTAAAACTGGTGTTTTGTAGGATGGAGGAACATATAGCTGACATCATGACCAAACCACTCAAAGTTGATGTGTTTCTTAAGATTCAAGAGATGCTTGGAGTGTTGGAATTAAACTCTTGACCAAAATTAGCCGCATGTTTAAGTTGTTTTTCGTTTTCGAATGAGTCCCGAGTCAGTAGTTTgtcttttttcttttatttatttacttttttttttttttttgttgttgttgttgagcttTTATTGTTCCCAGGCTATGTAAGCCAGTGGTTGTTGATGGATAAGATATCACAAAATTCACATGAAATCTTTCGCAAAAAAACTTAAGATATTTGGAAACAACAAAATCAACCCCTTGGATTGATTCACCGTCTTTGTATGGATAAAATCTAGATGTTCGAACTAAATAATATTCAATGGTCAAGCTGGGCTGCCAGTTAATATGTACTTTGTATTCGTGTTGTTTGATTTTCTCCTAATGTACTCGAGGGCATTGCCACTTTTTTCTAGACCTCGCaataaaaacccatttgagtATTTTGAGCTATTTTGTGTCATTTTAAAAATAAGGATGAATCAGAATGGGTAGAAAATAATTAACAATGAGTCAAGATAGATTGTAATATATCTAGCTATTTAAAATAAATCGTGTGTCATGATGGGTTTTTACCAAAGAAAAagtagaaaattaaaaaaaaaatcattaaaataaaaaaaaacagataaaaaaatcagaaaaacaaagaaaataagaaaaaataaaaaaatgttaaaaaatcaGAAACATAAAAAAAGGTTGAAAAATCAAAATAtccaaaaaaaatttatttttttcattttttttgtttttcgttgttttttattatttgttttttttttaattttcgggattttttaatttttctgaatttttggtatttttaaatttttttctttttttttgatttttttcaattttttacttttttgttgttttttttatttttcaacattttttttatttgtttacagttttaaaaaaaaaatatttatttttctgattttttactttttttattttttcttatttttggattttttatatttttttttacccaaacccattctaacccatacccacactaacttttttttttcttaaaaaactAATCTTAACCCAAACTCATCCTAAGTtatacccatcctaacccataACCCAAAGCTGCCCACAGGGCCGGCCCAAGGGTAAACCGAATGAGGCTTGGGCCTTGAGCCACCAAAACTATAGGGTCTCCACAATTTGATGAAACCACAGTTCATTTATAAAAGATTTAGGGTGTGGGTTATCAACAAATTAGTTATTGGTAGTGTAGTGGTTTTGTGTATGTATGGATGTTGGTGAGACTCGGATTCGAATCCCTGGTTCAccattttttttcttgtttttaagttttaaacacaatctttcaaataatTATACTTGGGCCCTTCAAGTTTAACTTTCAATTACATACATTTTTTTGGGAAAAAGACCACAAGATTTTACTTCGCTTTAGaccaccaaaatggttgagccggcaCTGCCTCCCAATCCATCACttttatcatttttgtctctTTATTATAAGTTTtgttgttcaaaataatatataaatttcaataTTTATCAACTATGAAAATTCATCTATTCATAAAAGTAATTATAAAAATTACGTTTAAAAAATTGTAATTTTCGTATAAAGACTTTTCAAAATAACATAGTAATCTTTTAGATGGTTGAAATTGTATTTTCTAAAACTGTAAGTGACCAAAAACAACACATCCTTCCCTTCCCACCTCCATGACTTGGTAAAACATTTATACTCAAGTGAACACACAAGAAGATCGTTTGTACATTTTTGAACACCTATTATTCAGTTATAAAAGCACAGCTTTTCATGCTTATTTTCACCAAATAACATTAACAATTTCACATATCATATTTAGAGTTTTCAAAACGACTCATACAAAAATGGgtttgttgatcagagccttttcCTTGATTGCCATGGTTGCATGTCTTACCTCAGTTGCTCATGCAATTGCAGGCCAAGCAACTTTCTACAATCCTCCTTACTTTCGTAAGTACACCCACATGAAGATTGACTAAATCCATTCATCTTCATATATATTGTTATCTGGATCTCTATACTATACATGAAAATAAAAGTTTTTGGAGACAAGGGACTCATTGGTTGTAGTTTCTCGGATAGAGGAAACGTATGCCCTTTTTCCACCCCAGGGGCGGACCTTGCTTTATAATAGGGGTAGCTCCCGCTATCACTTGTAGCTCCTACGGTAatgtaaattttattaaaaaatgacatttttccgaTTTCGTTACCCCATTTTTTTTGAAACGTTGCCCCCATAATGATATTCTAAATCCGCCACCGTTCCACCCTCCCCACAGGCCACACCATACAAATAATTTACTATTTGTGACATTTTCTTGAGCTAGACTTTTTTTATCGATTAACATGAACAAAAATCGGGTTTGAATACCAGGCTGGTAATTGACCTCTTAATTACTCAAATATAACTCGACATATTAACCatacattattatatatatatccAATGCTATCATCGCTAATGTATTTTTGGGAGTTTTTAGTTTCACCTACTGGGTTTTACTTTTTTCTTCTTTTACCACTCaatttaagaaaaataaaacctttgacACAACCACACAACTTCTCACAACATCTTCATTGAGTCGGGGTCTTACTGTAAACAACTTTTTAGTTTACAGAAGTTTTAGTTAACGACTTATAGGTGTACGTTCAAATTTATCCCACCATATATTAATTCTAaagaataaataataaaatatttttaataaattaatatATTTGTGCTTCTTTCTTAAGTTTTATAAATTATCAAACCAAAAGTTTTATAAAAGATATAATTCGTTTACGTTAAatttattttagagtaaactgccattttagtccctgtggtttggtcacttttgccactttaatccaaaactcaaattttttgcatctaggtccctgtggtttcagttttattgccattttggtccaaaaataaaatcaggtcatatttgtcttataaaatcctactattttgtcatttttcgcaggggcaaaatgatcatttctcttttataaataaataccatattttatgagacaaatatgacctgatttatccatgaggaaaatgacaaaattgcaggattttataagaaaaatatgatctgattttatttttggaccaaaatggcaataaaactgaaaccacagggactcaaatgcaaaaagtttaagttttgaactaaagtggcaaaagtgactaaactacaaggaccaaaatggcagtttactcattaTTTTAGGTACAAATTCGTACGTAAATCTCAATATTTTTctgaaattattatttttaattaatttctatTTAACATTTAAAGATTTTTTCTGTTGTAAATGTGAACGAGTTTGTTTTTTTACATTtcctttttattatatttttttgccTTCTTTGAATTCAAAAGTATTgtaacattgttttttttttttttttttttaatttctataGCGATTAGTTATCATAGAGAAGCGAAACGTTATCAACCGAATTCACGCCGCGAAGCGCATGATAATTTTCTAGTTTATACTCAACGCATACTATCTATAAACATATAACTCTAACCGATAAACCAAAACGATTTctaattataaaataaacaatTTTGTTCAACCTTTAAACTATCTAATCTTTGGTTTATCCTTTTGTCCTTCTTTCTTTGATCTTTGTCTTCTTGTTTTCACAATGGATCCAAATTATGACAATAGATTTTGTGTGTAAGTTTATTTGTTTCATTTATCTTCATATACCTTGTTttgagtctttttttttttttttttttgtctgtaATGTAGCGTCTGCATGTTTTGTAACCGAAGTCCCTGGTAATATGCTTATAGCAGCAAACAGTGGTTTATTTGCCAGTGCAGCTGCTTGTGGGACTAGGTACCGGGTCACTTGTACCAGCGGAACCAACGAGGGTGGTCCGCAACCTTGCACAGGCAATAGCGTTGTTGCTACCATTGTTGATCTTTGTCCCGGGTGTGCAGCAAATGAAATTGATCTTTCTCGTGATGCATTTGCAGTGATTGCTAATCTTGATGCTGGGAGAATTAACGTTGAATATAATCAGTAAGTATACGATAGAAAATtccaattggtcaagtcaaactTATATGGTTTAGATGAACTTTTGATTGATTTTCACTTATTCGCGATTTTCAGGATATGATTTAGCAAAAGACGTATGCAGGATGCCAATAATAAACTCTCTGTGTGATTTTTCTTCCAAATAAATTGTGTGATGGACTGGACattatgtaaatcgcataataaACTCTTTAGTTTGTATCTTTATATCTTAATAAAAAAGAATTTGAATTATTATTTCCTTTAGTTAATTGGATTTCGTATATTATTTAGTCAGCCGATTGTTGTATCAGATCAGAAATCAGTAGTATAATGACTATGTGATATGATGTCCATGCATGATTAATTTGAAAATGAAAATGTTATAGAGGTTATCAAGCTTACTATGAATATTACCAATTTCTATAAAATCTTATAACTAGGAGGAGACGTTATTCACTTTGTTATAGGTAAGTAAATAAATTTTAATAGAACACGAAAAGGGTTA
Coding sequences:
- the LOC110927641 gene encoding EG45-like domain containing protein, whose product is MGLLIRAFSLIAMVACLTSVAHAIAGQATFYNPPYFPSACFVTEVPGNMLIAANSGLFASAAACGTRYRVTCTSGTNEGGPQPCTGNSVVATIVDLCPGCAANEIDLSRDAFAVIANLDAGRINVEYNQI